The Clostridium beijerinckii genomic sequence ATAAAGATGGTAGAAAGTAAATCGCTAAAACTATATCTTTTTAGTTTTAGAAATCATGGAGATTTTCATGAAGATTGTATGAATATCATAATGAAAGACTTAATAAAACTTATGGATCCGAAATATATTGAAGTATGGGGAAAATTTACACCAAGAGGTGGTATAAGCATAGATCCTTATTGCAATTATGGAATGAAAGGAACTAAGTTTGAGGAAATGGCTAATTATAGAATGATGAATCATGATATGTATCCTGAGAAAGTAGATAATAGATAATAACCTAATGTATTGCATAAATGATTTATGTTAATTAGCAAAGTAATGACTGCAATACATTTTTATTAAGGAGCTGATATTTAAATTGAGTAAAGTAATAGTTATAGGTGCAGGGCCCGCAGGAATGATGGCTGCTATACAAGCAGCAAAGAAACATGATGTAATATTATTAGATGGTAATGAAAGAATAGGTAAAAAGCTTTTTATTACTGGAAAAGGCAGATGTAATGTTACAAATGCAAAAGATATATCTGAGTTTTTTGAGTATATTCCAGGTAATCCTCATTTTCTTTATAGTTCATTATATAGTTTTACCAATAATGATACAATGAATTTTTTTGAAAACGAAGGAATTAAATTAAAAATCGAAAGAGGAGACAGAGTTTTCCCAGAATCTGATAAGTCTTCAGATATAATAAGAGGATTATCAAACGCTTTAAGTAGAACTAATGTAAAAATAAGATTAAAGTCAAAGGTTACTAATATAGAATTTAAAAGTAATAGAATTATAGCAGTAGAAATTAATAATGAAGAACGATTATATGGAGATCATTTTATTTTTGCGACAGGTGGTGCATCATATCCACTTACTGGTTCAAGAGGAGAAGGGCAAAAATTCGCAAGTGTGCTTGGCCATAATGTTACTCAATTAATGCCAGCTCTTGTTCCGATAGAAGTTGTTGATTCCAAAACAAAAGAATTGATGGGGCTGTCATTAAAAAATGTGGAAGTTATAATTAAAGAAAATGACAAGAAAGTAGTTTATAAGAATTTTGGTGAAATGTTATTTACCCATTTTGGAGTTTCAGGGCCCCTTATATTAAGTGGAAGTAGATTTATAGAAAAAGGAAAAAGATATACTTTGCATATAGATTTAAAACCTGCATTAAATTTAGGAGAATTAGATAAACGTATCCAAAAGGATTTTAATAAATATTTAAATAAAGATTTCAAAAATTCTTTAGACGAGTTATTACCACAAAAATTAATTCCCGTGATTATAAATAACTCAGGAATATTAGAAAATAAAAAAGTAAATGAAATAACGAGAGAGGAAAGAAAGACTTTAGTAAATGCTATTAAGGATTTAAGCTTTGATATAAAAGGATTAAGACCTATAGATGAAGCAATTGTAACTTCAGGAGGTGTAGATATAAAAGAAATTGATCCGTCTACCATGAAGTCTAAAATAATAGAAAATCTTTCGTTTGCAGGAGAAGTTATGGATGTAGATGCTTTTACAGGTGGTTATAATGTACAAATAGCTTTTTCTACAGGATTTATAGCAGGAAGTAATATTTGATATAAAAAAATATTTCCTTGTTTGGAAAGGTAAAAAATTATATAATCTTAATGAAGGCATAAATTTATAGGATTTGGAAATGAGGAGAAAGTTTTGAAAATTTCAGTAGCAATAGATGGACCGGCTGGAGCAGGAAAAAGCACTATAGCAAAATTGGTTTCTAAGAGGTTTGATCTTATGTATATAAATACAGGAGCAATGTATAGAGCTGTGGCGCTAAAAGCACAAGAACAAAACTTGGAACCAGAAAATGTTCAAGAAATTTGTAATATAATAAAAACTATGGAAATGCATTTTGAAAATGATGATTTGATTTTAAATGGCGAAAATATACAGGATAAAATAACTACTCCAAACATAAGTAGTATTGTATCTGGATATGCTAGTATTTCGGAAGTTAGAGCTATTCTTGTAAAACTTCAAAGAGAAATGTCAAGCAAATTTAGTGTAATAATGGATGGAAGAGATATTGGAACCGTTGTTCTAAAAGATGCAAATTTTAAGTTTTTCTTAACAGCTAGTCCAGAACAAAGAGCAACTAGGCGATTTAAAGAATTGCAAGAAAGAAATATAGAGTGTTCTTATGATCAAATACTAAAAGATATAATAGATAGAGATCATAAGGATACTCATAGGGCTACAGATCCGCTGAAAAAAGCAGAGGATGCAATTGAGATTGATTCTACTAATTTAGACATTAATGGTGTTGTTAATGTAATTGCAGAGTACATAGGAAAAGGAAAGTAACAAGGAGATAGTAATGAGTAAAGTTATTCTAG encodes the following:
- the cmk gene encoding (d)CMP kinase, whose product is MKISVAIDGPAGAGKSTIAKLVSKRFDLMYINTGAMYRAVALKAQEQNLEPENVQEICNIIKTMEMHFENDDLILNGENIQDKITTPNISSIVSGYASISEVRAILVKLQREMSSKFSVIMDGRDIGTVVLKDANFKFFLTASPEQRATRRFKELQERNIECSYDQILKDIIDRDHKDTHRATDPLKKAEDAIEIDSTNLDINGVVNVIAEYIGKGK
- the queF gene encoding preQ(1) synthase is translated as MSESGRKSKELEGITLLGNQGTKYDYGYTPEVLEVFENKHPDNDYFVKFNCPEFTSLCPITGQPDFATIYISYIPNIKMVESKSLKLYLFSFRNHGDFHEDCMNIIMKDLIKLMDPKYIEVWGKFTPRGGISIDPYCNYGMKGTKFEEMANYRMMNHDMYPEKVDNR
- a CDS encoding NAD(P)/FAD-dependent oxidoreductase translates to MSKVIVIGAGPAGMMAAIQAAKKHDVILLDGNERIGKKLFITGKGRCNVTNAKDISEFFEYIPGNPHFLYSSLYSFTNNDTMNFFENEGIKLKIERGDRVFPESDKSSDIIRGLSNALSRTNVKIRLKSKVTNIEFKSNRIIAVEINNEERLYGDHFIFATGGASYPLTGSRGEGQKFASVLGHNVTQLMPALVPIEVVDSKTKELMGLSLKNVEVIIKENDKKVVYKNFGEMLFTHFGVSGPLILSGSRFIEKGKRYTLHIDLKPALNLGELDKRIQKDFNKYLNKDFKNSLDELLPQKLIPVIINNSGILENKKVNEITREERKTLVNAIKDLSFDIKGLRPIDEAIVTSGGVDIKEIDPSTMKSKIIENLSFAGEVMDVDAFTGGYNVQIAFSTGFIAGSNI